Proteins encoded within one genomic window of bacterium:
- the miaB gene encoding tRNA (N6-isopentenyl adenosine(37)-C2)-methylthiotransferase MiaB: MSKHRIYIKTFGCQMNKNDSDVIYALISSAGHEPAQDPQDADVYLVNTCSVRAHAEKRAVGHITSMKKWRIASAERVLGVIGCMAQKMGADIAVRFPYVDLVLGPDSYAQIHRHIDNICANRTKIIDTSLSDTTYCGIYHNPRGITDFVSIMRGCDNFCSYCVVPFVRGRARSRPAEDIITEIAGLVAGGVKDITLLGQNVNEYSYSNIGFDDLLSMVAERTSVFRLRFLTSHPKDLKPSIIGAVSKHRNVCDWFHLPLQSGCDRILSLMNRSYTAAAYSNLVAQIRNTLPEATVTTDIIAGFPTETDAEFEQTLTLLEKIRFDNIYMYYYSPREGTEAAKLEILPEEKRKHRLQTLIDLQNRIFKERMNEMVGKTYEVLFESGSLSGGARGKTRGNTDVIVREKIAPGEIRQVLISEVHGITPVGVIQ; this comes from the coding sequence ATGAGTAAACACCGCATCTATATAAAGACATTCGGTTGCCAGATGAACAAGAACGACTCGGACGTGATCTACGCGCTGATATCGTCGGCCGGCCACGAACCCGCGCAGGATCCACAGGACGCCGATGTGTACCTGGTCAACACTTGTTCGGTGCGCGCGCATGCGGAAAAAAGAGCTGTTGGCCATATTACATCCATGAAAAAATGGCGCATCGCGTCGGCGGAGCGCGTGCTCGGAGTAATCGGCTGCATGGCGCAGAAAATGGGCGCGGATATCGCGGTCAGGTTTCCTTATGTCGACCTGGTCCTGGGTCCGGACTCGTACGCACAGATCCACCGCCATATTGATAACATCTGCGCAAACCGCACCAAGATCATCGACACGAGCCTATCGGACACGACATACTGCGGCATCTACCATAATCCACGCGGGATCACCGATTTTGTCTCGATCATGCGCGGCTGCGACAATTTCTGTTCCTACTGCGTTGTCCCCTTTGTCCGGGGCCGGGCGCGTTCGCGACCGGCAGAAGATATCATCACCGAGATCGCCGGCCTGGTGGCTGGAGGGGTCAAGGATATCACCCTGCTCGGCCAGAACGTCAACGAATATTCCTACTCAAACATCGGTTTTGACGACCTGCTATCCATGGTCGCTGAACGCACCAGCGTTTTCCGGCTCCGCTTCCTTACTTCGCACCCAAAAGATCTTAAGCCTTCCATCATCGGAGCGGTAAGCAAACACCGCAACGTATGCGACTGGTTCCACCTTCCACTCCAGTCGGGGTGCGACCGCATACTATCTCTGATGAACCGCAGCTACACTGCCGCCGCGTACTCAAACCTGGTCGCGCAGATCAGGAATACCCTGCCCGAGGCAACGGTCACCACCGATATCATCGCCGGGTTCCCGACCGAAACCGACGCGGAATTCGAGCAAACACTGACCTTGCTGGAGAAGATCCGATTCGATAACATTTACATGTATTACTACTCGCCGCGGGAAGGCACCGAAGCCGCGAAACTCGAAATACTGCCCGAAGAAAAACGCAAGCACCGTCTGCAGACCCTGATCGACCTTCAGAACCGCATATTTAAGGAACGCATGAACGAGATGGTAGGCAAGACCTATGAAGTTCTTTTTGAATCGGGATCGTTAAGCGGCGGCGCCAGGGGCAAAACCCGCGGTAACACCGATGTGATCGTCCGGGAGAAGATCGCGCCGGGCGAGATCAGGCAGGTGCTGATCTCGGAAGTACATGGCATAACGCCGGTCGGTGTAATACAATAA
- a CDS encoding DUF2284 domain-containing protein — protein sequence MSDLRKYVKQALALGATRARIVSARNVVIGNWVRLKCQYGCDCYNTRYTCPPHSPTPDYTRKMMKEYSRALLIQVENIRYRGERTLRMRFKKMVSRLERTIFLDGHYKAFGMASGPCRFCAKCDLTKPCRFPEDARPAMEACGIDVYQTVRNCGLKLEVVKKLDDPCTYTGLILID from the coding sequence ATGAGTGATCTCAGGAAATACGTCAAGCAAGCACTGGCACTGGGAGCGACGCGCGCGCGGATCGTCAGTGCCAGAAATGTAGTCATCGGGAACTGGGTGCGCCTGAAGTGTCAGTACGGATGTGATTGTTACAATACGCGGTACACCTGTCCGCCGCACTCGCCGACGCCCGACTACACCAGAAAGATGATGAAGGAATATTCAAGGGCTCTATTGATCCAGGTGGAGAACATCCGTTACCGGGGAGAGCGCACGCTCCGGATGCGGTTCAAAAAGATGGTGTCCAGGCTTGAGCGCACGATATTTCTTGACGGTCATTATAAAGCATTCGGCATGGCATCAGGACCATGTCGGTTCTGCGCGAAATGCGATCTGACGAAACCTTGCCGGTTCCCGGAAGACGCCCGGCCGGCTATGGAGGCATGCGGCATTGACGTGTACCAGACGGTCAGGAACTGCGGTTTGAAGCTTGAGGTCGTCAAGAAACTGGATGACCCGTGCACTTACACGGGACTGATACTGATCGATTGA